The Sphingobium sp. JS3065 genomic sequence TAGTCTTACGCCTCCGCTTCTTCAGCAGCTTCACGCACCACGATGCGCACGCGGCTGAAGGGCTTCAGGATCCGGGTCGACTTGCCGCGGCCGCGGGCGTGGAAGCGCTTCAGGGTGAAGCTCTTGCCCACCGATGCTTCCGCCACGACCAGCGCGTCGACGTCCAGATTGTGATTGTTTTCCGCATTGGCGATGGCCGAAGCCAGCACCTTGCGCACGTCGACCGCCATCGCCTTTTTGGAGAAGGCGAGGATGTTCAGCGCGTCCTCGACCTTGCGGCCGCGGATGAGCGTGGCGACCAGGTTCAGCTTCTGGGCCGAACCGCGGATCTGCGTGCCAACGGCCAGCGCTTCATTGTCGGCGACGCGACGGGGAGCCTTTTCCTTGCTCATTAGCGCTTGCCCTTCTTGTCGGCGGCATGGCCGGGGAAGTAGCGGGTCGGGGCGAATTCACCCAGCTTGTGACCCACCATATCCTCGTTCACCGAGACCGGCACATGCTTGCGGCCATTATAGACGTTGAACGTCAGGCCAACGAACTGCGGCAGGATGGTGGAACGGCGCGACCAGGTCTTGATCGGACCCGAACGGCCACCGGCGTCCTGCGCCACTTCCGCCTTCTTCAGAAGGCTGAGGTCCACGAACGGACCTTTCCAGACGGAACGAGCCATCTCGCTTACCTCTTCTTCTTCGCGTGGCGGCTACGGATGATGAACTTGTCCGTCGCCTTGTTGTGGCGGGTGCGCGCACCCTTGGTCGGCTTGCCCCAGGGCGTGACCGGATGACGGCCGCCCGAGGTCCGGCCTTCACCACCGCCATGCGGGTGATCGACCGGGTTCTTCGCCACACCGCGCGTCAGCGGACGCTTGCCGAGCCAGCGGTTACGGCCGGCCTTGGCAAGGTTGGTGTTGGCATTGTCCGGGTTCGACACGGCACCGACGGTGCCCATGCAGTCCGAACGGATGTAACGCTGCTCGCCCGAGGACAGGCGGACCATCACCATGCCACGATCGCGGCCGACCAACTGGGCGTAGGTGCCAGCCGAACGGCAGAGCTGACCGCCCTTGCCGGGCTTCATCTCGATATTGTGGATGATGGTGCCGACCGGCATCTGGCCCAGTTCCATCGCATTGCCCGGCTTCACGTCGGTCTTCTTGCCCGCGACGACCTTGTCGCCGGGCGCCAGACGCTGCGGCGCCAGGATATAGGCCTGGGTGCCGT encodes the following:
- the rplV gene encoding 50S ribosomal protein L22, with product MSKEKAPRRVADNEALAVGTQIRGSAQKLNLVATLIRGRKVEDALNILAFSKKAMAVDVRKVLASAIANAENNHNLDVDALVVAEASVGKSFTLKRFHARGRGKSTRILKPFSRVRIVVREAAEEAEA
- the rpsS gene encoding 30S ribosomal protein S19; its protein translation is MARSVWKGPFVDLSLLKKAEVAQDAGGRSGPIKTWSRRSTILPQFVGLTFNVYNGRKHVPVSVNEDMVGHKLGEFAPTRYFPGHAADKKGKR
- the rplB gene encoding 50S ribosomal protein L2, which translates into the protein MALKSYNPTSPAQRGLILVDRSGLHKGKPVKALTEGKRKTGGRNNKGHVTSRGIAGGHKQRYRIIDFKRRLWDVEGTVERLEYDPNRTAFIALVNYPDGTQAYILAPQRLAPGDKVVAGKKTDVKPGNAMELGQMPVGTIIHNIEMKPGKGGQLCRSAGTYAQLVGRDRGMVMVRLSSGEQRYIRSDCMGTVGAVSNPDNANTNLAKAGRNRWLGKRPLTRGVAKNPVDHPHGGGEGRTSGGRHPVTPWGKPTKGARTRHNKATDKFIIRSRHAKKKR